A section of the Solea solea chromosome 17, fSolSol10.1, whole genome shotgun sequence genome encodes:
- the pak5 gene encoding serine/threonine-protein kinase PAK 5 isoform X3 gives MQPGCSCRQTELLTMAGGRGAAGTGAREGRTAEGQLRPEQRQVVKTEESVAFKPQAQATRKKLQTIVRGNRPPKDASINGLLEEFDNISVTRSNSLRKESPPGPHQAGSSSKPSGSGRPGAPEENGFNHYYSRYSCDLDTSSRDFSLDPGKPSFSIDGDWAVGRHYRFTKQNGHSHPIRSPFYPDAMPQKSDYGKLPPDYHTYLESKGRSADEVASTVGSGVGSSGYYRASVGGSSSQDYRDTSVGTPSRASLHSEQINYPDSEWSYGGLRDEYEKRPKSSYVTQTSPTPAIRQRSRSGSGLQEPNVPYAASGAFKNPPQAHPYSSYTYPRLSESLANSQTLTKGDYERPSRDGSPQVMGGDTYPRGPLKLPQSHSKPPGYPPVHLPYPPMFHHYKPSPYHHPPSQPSPPYTPQGAYSQPSSPYIPPGAYPPPSWGSSSDTQPSRVSHEQFRAALQLVVNPGDPREYLDSFIKIGEGSTGIVCIASEKHSGKQVAVKKMDLRKQQRRELLFNEVVIMRDYHHENVVDMYNSYLVGDELWVVMEFLEGGALTDIVTHTRMNEEQIATVCLSVLRALSYLHTQGVIHRDIKSDSILLTSDGRIKLSDFGFCAQVSKEVPKRKSLVGTPYWMAPEVISRLPYGTEVDIWSLGIMVIEMVDGEPPYFNEPPLQAMRRIRDNLPPRLKESHKVSSVLRSFLDRMLVREPSQRATAQELLQHPFLKLSGPPSCIVPLMRHYRHR, from the exons ACAATTGTTCGAGGTAACCGACCGCCCAAAGACGCATCCATCAACGGCCTGCTAGAAGAGTTTGACAACATCTCAGTGACGCGGTCCAACTCCCTGCGTAAAGAGAGTCCCCCGGGTCCCCACCAGGCCGGGAGCAGCTCCAAACCCTCAGGCAGTGGTCGACCCGGCGCCCCAGAGGAAAATGGATTCAATCACTACTACTCCCGCTACTCCTGTGACTTAGACACATCCAGCAGGGACTTCTCTCTGGATCCTGGCAAACCAAGCTTCTCCATAGACGGAGACTGGGCAGTGGGGAGACACTATCGATTCACCAAGCAGAATGGCCACTCACACCCAATACGCAGCCCTTTCTACCCAGACGCCATGCCCCAAAAATCAGACTATGGAAAGTTGCCCCCGGACTACCACACCTACCTGGAGAGCAAAGGGCGGTCAGCCGATGAGGTGGCCTCCACTGTGGGCAGTGGGGTCGGCTCCAGTGGCTACTACCGGGCGTCAGTGGGTGGCTCGTCCAGCCAGGACTACCGGGACACATCAGTCGGCACACCATCCCGCGCCTCACTGCACAGTGAGCAGATCAACTACCCAGACAGTGAGTGGAGCTACGGCGGTCTACGGGACGAATACGAAAAGAGACCCAAGAGTTCTTATGTGACGCAGACGAGCCCTACACCAGCTATCAGGCAGCGATCTCGGTCAGGCTCTGGGCTGCAGGAGCCAAATGTCCCCTATGCAGCCAGCGGGGCTTTCAAGAACCCTCCACAGGCCCATCCATACAGCTCCTACACCTACCCTCGTCTCTCGGAGAGTCTTGCTAATTCACAGACCTTAACTAAG GGTGACTACGAGCGGCCTTCACGTGATGGCAGTCCCCAGGTTATGGGTGGCGACACCTATCCCAGAGGGCCTCTTAAGCTACCTCAGAGCCACAGCAAGCCACCTGGCTACCCCCCAGTACACCTGCCCTACCCACCGATGTTCCACCATTACAAACCCTCGCCCTACCACCATCCGCCCTCGCAGCCGAGCCCACCGTACACCCCGCAG GGGGCCTACTCACAGCCTTCATCACCTTACATTCCCCCGGGGGCTTATCCCCCTCCTTCCTGGGGGTCAAGCTCAGACACTCAGCCCTCCAGAGTTTCCCATGAGCAGTTCAGAGCTGCTCTCCAACTGGTGGTCAACCCAG GCGATCCTCGGGAATACCTGGACAGCTTTATCAAGATTGGCGAGGGCTCCACGGGTATCGTGTGCATCGCCAGTGAGAAACACAGTGGCAAGCAGGTGGCTGTGAAGAAGATGGACCTCAGGaaacagcagaggagagagctgcTTTTTAATGAG gtgGTGATAATGAGGGACTACCATCATGAGAACGTGGTGGACATGTACAACAGCTACCTGGTGGGAGACGAGCTGTGGGTCGTCATGGAGTTCCTGGAGGGCGGAGCACTTACTGACATTGTGACTCACACCAG GATGAACGAGGAGCAGATTGCTACAgtgtgtctgtcagtgctgAGGGCTCTGTCATACCTGCACACACAGGGCGTCATCCACCGCGACATCAAGAGCGACTCCATTCTCCTGACCAGTGATGGAAGG atcaAACTGTCAGACTTTGGCTTTTGTGCACAAGTTTCCAAAGAGGTGCCCAAAAGGAAGTCCCTCGTGGGCACGCCGTACTGGATGGCACCAGAAGTCATTTCTAGACTACCTTATGGGACAGAG gtggatATCTGGTCCTTAGGTATCATGGTGATTGAGATGGTGGATGGAGAGCCACCTTACTTTAACGAGCCCCCTCTGCAGGCCATGAGGAGGATACGAGACAACCTGCCCCCACGGTTAAAAGAATCACACAAG GTGTCCTCGGTGCTGCGATCTTTCCTGGACCGGATGCTGGTGAGGGAACCCTCTCAGAGAGCCACGGCCCAGGAACTCCTCCAGCACCCTTTTCTCAAGCTGTCGGGTCCTCCTTCCTGCATTGTCCCACTCATGAGACACTACCGCCACCGCTGA
- the pak5 gene encoding serine/threonine-protein kinase PAK 5 isoform X2, whose translation MFGKKKKRLEISAPSNFEHRVHTGFDPREQKFTGLPQQWQSLLADTANRPKPMVDPSYITPIQLAPMKTIVRGNRPPKDASINGLLEEFDNISVTRSNSLRKESPPGPHQAGSSSKPSGSGRPGAPEENGFNHYYSRYSCDLDTSSRDFSLDPGKPSFSIDGDWAVGRHYRFTKQNGHSHPIRSPFYPDAMPQKSDYGKLPPDYHTYLESKGRSADEVASTVGSGVGSSGYYRASVGGSSSQDYRDTSVGTPSRASLHSEQINYPDSEWSYGGLRDEYEKRPKSSYVTQTSPTPAIRQRSRSGSGLQEPNVPYAASGAFKNPPQAHPYSSYTYPRLSESLANSQTLTKGDYERPSRDGSPQVMGGDTYPRGPLKLPQSHSKPPGYPPVHLPYPPMFHHYKPSPYHHPPSQPSPPYTPQGAYSQPSSPYIPPGAYPPPSWGSSSDTQPSRVSHEQFRAALQLVVNPGDPREYLDSFIKIGEGSTGIVCIASEKHSGKQVAVKKMDLRKQQRRELLFNEVVIMRDYHHENVVDMYNSYLVGDELWVVMEFLEGGALTDIVTHTRMNEEQIATVCLSVLRALSYLHTQGVIHRDIKSDSILLTSDGRIKLSDFGFCAQVSKEVPKRKSLVGTPYWMAPEVISRLPYGTEVDIWSLGIMVIEMVDGEPPYFNEPPLQAMRRIRDNLPPRLKESHKVSSVLRSFLDRMLVREPSQRATAQELLQHPFLKLSGPPSCIVPLMRHYRHR comes from the exons ACAATTGTTCGAGGTAACCGACCGCCCAAAGACGCATCCATCAACGGCCTGCTAGAAGAGTTTGACAACATCTCAGTGACGCGGTCCAACTCCCTGCGTAAAGAGAGTCCCCCGGGTCCCCACCAGGCCGGGAGCAGCTCCAAACCCTCAGGCAGTGGTCGACCCGGCGCCCCAGAGGAAAATGGATTCAATCACTACTACTCCCGCTACTCCTGTGACTTAGACACATCCAGCAGGGACTTCTCTCTGGATCCTGGCAAACCAAGCTTCTCCATAGACGGAGACTGGGCAGTGGGGAGACACTATCGATTCACCAAGCAGAATGGCCACTCACACCCAATACGCAGCCCTTTCTACCCAGACGCCATGCCCCAAAAATCAGACTATGGAAAGTTGCCCCCGGACTACCACACCTACCTGGAGAGCAAAGGGCGGTCAGCCGATGAGGTGGCCTCCACTGTGGGCAGTGGGGTCGGCTCCAGTGGCTACTACCGGGCGTCAGTGGGTGGCTCGTCCAGCCAGGACTACCGGGACACATCAGTCGGCACACCATCCCGCGCCTCACTGCACAGTGAGCAGATCAACTACCCAGACAGTGAGTGGAGCTACGGCGGTCTACGGGACGAATACGAAAAGAGACCCAAGAGTTCTTATGTGACGCAGACGAGCCCTACACCAGCTATCAGGCAGCGATCTCGGTCAGGCTCTGGGCTGCAGGAGCCAAATGTCCCCTATGCAGCCAGCGGGGCTTTCAAGAACCCTCCACAGGCCCATCCATACAGCTCCTACACCTACCCTCGTCTCTCGGAGAGTCTTGCTAATTCACAGACCTTAACTAAG GGTGACTACGAGCGGCCTTCACGTGATGGCAGTCCCCAGGTTATGGGTGGCGACACCTATCCCAGAGGGCCTCTTAAGCTACCTCAGAGCCACAGCAAGCCACCTGGCTACCCCCCAGTACACCTGCCCTACCCACCGATGTTCCACCATTACAAACCCTCGCCCTACCACCATCCGCCCTCGCAGCCGAGCCCACCGTACACCCCGCAG GGGGCCTACTCACAGCCTTCATCACCTTACATTCCCCCGGGGGCTTATCCCCCTCCTTCCTGGGGGTCAAGCTCAGACACTCAGCCCTCCAGAGTTTCCCATGAGCAGTTCAGAGCTGCTCTCCAACTGGTGGTCAACCCAG GCGATCCTCGGGAATACCTGGACAGCTTTATCAAGATTGGCGAGGGCTCCACGGGTATCGTGTGCATCGCCAGTGAGAAACACAGTGGCAAGCAGGTGGCTGTGAAGAAGATGGACCTCAGGaaacagcagaggagagagctgcTTTTTAATGAG gtgGTGATAATGAGGGACTACCATCATGAGAACGTGGTGGACATGTACAACAGCTACCTGGTGGGAGACGAGCTGTGGGTCGTCATGGAGTTCCTGGAGGGCGGAGCACTTACTGACATTGTGACTCACACCAG GATGAACGAGGAGCAGATTGCTACAgtgtgtctgtcagtgctgAGGGCTCTGTCATACCTGCACACACAGGGCGTCATCCACCGCGACATCAAGAGCGACTCCATTCTCCTGACCAGTGATGGAAGG atcaAACTGTCAGACTTTGGCTTTTGTGCACAAGTTTCCAAAGAGGTGCCCAAAAGGAAGTCCCTCGTGGGCACGCCGTACTGGATGGCACCAGAAGTCATTTCTAGACTACCTTATGGGACAGAG gtggatATCTGGTCCTTAGGTATCATGGTGATTGAGATGGTGGATGGAGAGCCACCTTACTTTAACGAGCCCCCTCTGCAGGCCATGAGGAGGATACGAGACAACCTGCCCCCACGGTTAAAAGAATCACACAAG GTGTCCTCGGTGCTGCGATCTTTCCTGGACCGGATGCTGGTGAGGGAACCCTCTCAGAGAGCCACGGCCCAGGAACTCCTCCAGCACCCTTTTCTCAAGCTGTCGGGTCCTCCTTCCTGCATTGTCCCACTCATGAGACACTACCGCCACCGCTGA